From one Rhodovulum sp. ES.010 genomic stretch:
- a CDS encoding sulfite exporter TauE/SafE family protein: MVDTGLHLATAPWLVVPVLLIVVAAAVVQTGLGLGFGLVAAPLLALLDPDLVPVPTLIVGFATATLAAFRERDAIAWNEVWTGTGGRIAGAAIATVILAALSDPDAFALVFGVMIGLAVALSAVGPGLRFTRPRLVGMAALSGLMGTITSVGAPPMAIVYQHRPGAEARPTLSAFFAIGCLVSLVGLWVAGWVGAHDLVLAAVMAPGMVAGVLVAGRLRGRFDARYRAALLVVSGMAALVLILRGLW; encoded by the coding sequence ATGGTTGACACCGGCCTGCACCTGGCCACCGCACCCTGGCTGGTGGTGCCGGTACTGCTGATCGTCGTCGCGGCCGCCGTGGTGCAGACCGGGCTTGGGCTGGGCTTCGGGCTGGTGGCAGCACCGCTTCTGGCGCTGCTCGACCCCGACCTTGTCCCCGTGCCGACGCTCATCGTGGGCTTTGCCACGGCAACGCTGGCCGCGTTCCGCGAACGCGACGCCATAGCCTGGAACGAGGTCTGGACCGGCACCGGCGGGCGCATCGCGGGCGCCGCCATCGCCACCGTGATCCTCGCCGCGCTCAGCGACCCCGACGCCTTCGCGCTGGTCTTCGGCGTGATGATCGGGCTGGCGGTCGCGCTGTCGGCAGTGGGGCCGGGGCTGCGGTTCACCCGGCCGCGGCTGGTCGGCATGGCCGCGCTGTCGGGGCTGATGGGCACCATCACCTCGGTCGGCGCGCCGCCCATGGCCATCGTCTACCAGCACCGCCCGGGGGCCGAGGCGCGCCCCACGCTGTCGGCCTTCTTCGCGATCGGCTGCCTGGTCTCGCTTGTCGGGTTGTGGGTTGCGGGCTGGGTCGGCGCGCATGACCTGGTGCTGGCCGCGGTCATGGCGCCGGGCATGGTGGCGGGCGTGCTGGTCGCGGGGCGGCTGAGGGGCCGGTTCGACGCGCGCTATCGCGCGGCGTTGCTGGTGGTTAGCGGAATGGCCGCGCTGGTGCTGATCCTCCGGGGGCTGTGGTGA